A window from Vigna angularis cultivar LongXiaoDou No.4 chromosome 7, ASM1680809v1, whole genome shotgun sequence encodes these proteins:
- the LOC108337775 gene encoding protein RESPONSE TO LOW SULFUR 3 codes for MMRKGETTSFERELKKRNEELEEELKRSKEREDHVRSQLHAALDRLSVAEDAEERLCAQLGDLEAEALLQARDYHARIVSLVDQLSQAHSLLNTTFPLRSSS; via the coding sequence ATGATGAGGAAGGGTGAAACGACGTCGTTTGAGAGGGAGCTGAAGAAGCGGAACGAGGAGCTGGAGGAGGAGCTGAAACGGAGCAAGGAGAGGGAGGACCACGTGAGGAGCCAGCTCCACGCCGCATTGGATCGCCTCTCCGTGGCGGAGGACGCGGAGGAACGCCTCTGCGCGCAGCTCGGTGACCTCGAAGCCGAAGCGCTGCTGCAGGCGCGTGACTACCACGCCCGCATCGTTTCACTCGTTGATCAGCTCTCACAAGCACACTCTCTCCTCAACACCACCTTTCCCCTTCGATCCTCCTCATAA